The proteins below are encoded in one region of Aeromonas veronii:
- a CDS encoding uracil-DNA glycosylase family protein — translation MNRLDVLFEQIRACRLCEAHLPLGPRPVIRGAASARLLIIGQAPGTRVHASGIPWDDPSGDRLRHWLGVDKTTFYDESRIAIMPMGLCYPGRGKSGDLPPRPECAPTWHDKVLMLLPNVELTLLIGQYAQHHYLGKAAQHTLTETVRHWVDYGPAWLPLPHPSPRNTLWLKKNPWFEQEVIPHLKQRVTPLLG, via the coding sequence ATGAATCGACTCGACGTCCTGTTTGAACAGATCCGGGCCTGCCGCCTGTGTGAGGCTCACCTGCCGCTCGGCCCCAGACCGGTGATCCGGGGGGCCGCCTCTGCCCGCCTGCTGATCATCGGTCAGGCACCGGGCACCCGGGTCCATGCCAGCGGCATCCCCTGGGACGATCCCTCCGGGGATCGGCTGCGTCACTGGCTCGGGGTGGATAAAACGACCTTCTACGACGAATCCCGCATCGCCATCATGCCCATGGGGCTCTGCTACCCGGGCCGAGGCAAGTCCGGGGATCTGCCCCCCCGCCCCGAGTGCGCGCCGACCTGGCACGACAAGGTGCTGATGCTGTTGCCCAATGTCGAGCTGACCCTGCTCATCGGCCAGTACGCCCAGCATCATTATCTGGGCAAGGCAGCACAACACACCCTCACCGAGACGGTCAGACACTGGGTCGACTATGGCCCCGCCTGGCTGCCGCTGCCCCACCCCTCGCCGCGCAACACCCTCTGGCTCAAGAAGAATCCCTGGTTCGAGCAGGAGGTGATCCCGCACCTTAAACAGAGGGTCACCCCACTGCTGGGGTGA
- the rarD gene encoding EamA family transporter RarD, with the protein MKNWLGPGSAALSFVLWGMLPLYYQFMPEVNMWELLSHRVLWSVVLLGSLFLLLGVRVPWARLRGEPRQLGLILLAGPVMSISWCMFTWCLTTGQVLATSLAFFMTPLFNIVFAVLFLKEKLTPQKHLAVALALAGLAYMLFSYGELPWFSLIMGANFAFYGLIKKKVRYDAGASLYLESLVQLPIALLIIGYFGVQGTCLFMDGDWRERLLLMGSAPATLLPVGLFCYAVARTRMSTVGLLQYIEPSLAFLLAIFWFGETPDPVKSVGFAFVWAGLLVSLLPLHRLRRSQVQWKES; encoded by the coding sequence ATGAAGAACTGGCTGGGCCCCGGCAGTGCGGCCCTCTCTTTCGTGCTCTGGGGCATGCTGCCGCTCTATTACCAGTTCATGCCCGAGGTCAACATGTGGGAGCTGCTCTCTCACCGGGTGCTCTGGTCGGTCGTCCTGCTCGGCAGTCTGTTCCTGCTGCTCGGCGTACGGGTGCCCTGGGCACGCCTGCGCGGCGAGCCGCGCCAGCTCGGCCTCATCCTGCTGGCGGGCCCCGTCATGTCCATCAGCTGGTGCATGTTCACCTGGTGCCTGACCACCGGCCAGGTGCTGGCCACCAGCCTCGCCTTCTTCATGACGCCGCTGTTCAACATCGTCTTCGCCGTCCTCTTCCTCAAAGAGAAACTCACCCCGCAAAAGCACCTGGCGGTGGCCCTGGCGTTGGCCGGTCTCGCCTACATGCTGTTCTCCTACGGCGAGCTGCCCTGGTTCTCCCTCATCATGGGGGCCAACTTCGCCTTCTACGGCCTCATCAAGAAGAAAGTACGCTATGACGCCGGGGCCAGCCTCTATCTCGAATCCCTGGTGCAGCTCCCCATCGCCCTGCTGATCATCGGCTATTTCGGCGTCCAGGGTACCTGTCTGTTTATGGACGGCGACTGGCGCGAGCGCCTGCTGTTGATGGGCAGCGCTCCCGCCACCCTGCTACCGGTCGGGCTCTTCTGCTACGCCGTGGCCCGCACCCGCATGAGCACGGTCGGGTTACTGCAATACATAGAGCCGAGCCTCGCCTTCCTGCTCGCCATCTTCTGGTTCGGGGAGACCCCGGATCCGGTGAAATCCGTGGGCTTCGCCTTCGTCTGGGCCGGCCTGCTGGTGAGCCTGCTGCCCCTGCATCGGCTCAGGCGCAGTCAGGTGCAGTGGAAAGAGTCATGA
- a CDS encoding GIY-YIG nuclease family protein, with translation MTTDVCTDKPTGNWFIYLVRTQGGALYAGITTDPERRLRQHQSGKGARALRGKGPLTLVWQQTVSDKGQALRLEYRLKQQSKAFKERLVQEPTLWDEWYSAWLTSLPTLESVSRAP, from the coding sequence ATGACGACAGACGTTTGTACCGATAAACCCACAGGTAACTGGTTTATCTACCTGGTACGCACCCAGGGTGGCGCGCTTTACGCCGGTATCACCACGGATCCGGAGCGGCGCCTGCGCCAGCATCAGAGCGGCAAGGGCGCGCGCGCCCTGCGTGGCAAGGGGCCCCTGACCCTGGTGTGGCAGCAGACCGTCTCGGACAAAGGCCAGGCCCTGCGCCTCGAATATCGCCTCAAGCAGCAGAGCAAGGCCTTCAAGGAACGGCTGGTGCAAGAGCCAACCCTTTGGGATGAGTGGTACAGCGCCTGGCTGACCAGCCTCCCCACCCTCGAGTCAGTCAGCCGGGCGCCATAA
- the pspG gene encoding envelope stress response protein PspG, whose product MLEFIVLMLVLVTMALTGFTVLAMLLVSGVFALFGILAGMLALVIKLAPWLLLVLVVCWLLSNRRKQSNTYR is encoded by the coding sequence ATGCTGGAATTTATCGTCTTGATGCTGGTGCTGGTCACCATGGCGCTGACCGGATTTACCGTGCTGGCCATGTTGCTGGTGAGCGGGGTCTTCGCGCTGTTTGGCATCCTGGCCGGCATGCTTGCTCTGGTCATCAAGCTGGCGCCCTGGCTGCTGTTGGTGCTGGTGGTGTGCTGGCTGCTCAGCAACAGGCGCAAGCAATCCAATACCTATCGTTAG
- a CDS encoding PspC domain-containing protein: MTPWPKDLAHRKLTGVCAGLANGLGISRVTVRVVMLLALILMPPLALAAYLLAVLIMPPRRELKRWLD; the protein is encoded by the coding sequence ATGACCCCCTGGCCGAAAGATCTGGCCCACCGCAAGCTCACCGGCGTCTGCGCCGGCCTTGCCAACGGGCTCGGGATCTCCAGGGTGACGGTGCGGGTGGTCATGCTGCTCGCCCTGATCCTGATGCCACCCCTGGCCCTGGCGGCCTACCTGCTGGCGGTGCTCATCATGCCGCCGCGCCGTGAATTGAAACGCTGGCTGGATTGA
- the pspA gene encoding phage shock protein PspA, giving the protein MSVFSRLTDVINANLHSLLDKSEEPQKMLRLMIEEMEQVQVEMRTQAARVIAEQKQLERHQQALRNQIQEWSAKAELAIPKGREDLARAALTEKLAEVKKCEQLEQDKARVAEVLAQLTADSERLAAKLTEAREKQKMLTLREQTAHSRIRARAQVDNQRMHELMARFDGFQGRVDQLEAQLEAATLGQNPSLEAQFRELELNDEIERELARLKGQKEEA; this is encoded by the coding sequence ATGAGCGTATTTAGCCGCCTGACCGACGTGATCAATGCCAACCTGCACAGCCTGCTCGACAAGAGTGAGGAGCCACAGAAGATGCTGCGGCTGATGATCGAGGAGATGGAGCAGGTCCAGGTCGAGATGAGAACCCAGGCCGCCCGCGTCATTGCCGAGCAGAAACAGCTGGAGCGCCACCAGCAGGCGCTGCGCAACCAGATCCAGGAGTGGTCCGCCAAGGCCGAGCTTGCCATCCCGAAGGGGCGGGAAGACCTGGCCCGCGCCGCCCTCACCGAGAAGCTGGCCGAGGTCAAGAAATGCGAACAGCTGGAGCAGGACAAGGCCCGGGTGGCCGAGGTGCTGGCCCAGTTGACCGCCGACAGCGAGCGCCTGGCGGCCAAGCTGACCGAGGCGCGGGAGAAGCAGAAGATGCTGACCCTGCGCGAGCAGACCGCCCACAGCCGGATCCGGGCCCGTGCCCAGGTGGACAACCAGCGCATGCATGAACTGATGGCCCGTTTCGACGGTTTCCAGGGCCGGGTGGATCAGCTGGAAGCTCAGCTGGAGGCGGCGACCCTGGGGCAGAATCCTTCCCTCGAGGCCCAGTTCCGCGAGCTGGAGCTCAATGACGAGATCGAACGCGAGCTGGCCCGTCTGAAGGGCCAAAAAGAGGAGGCCTGA
- a CDS encoding 1-acylglycerol-3-phosphate O-acyltransferase has protein sequence MLKIARVLLLALLLVFWFVFGLLLCLVRPRHPNNVYVFARMYHAVCPLIGLKVRVTIPDEIKSVGPAVYVCNHQSNFDIFTVTGAVVPGVVAVGKKSLLWLPFFGLIFWLSGNVLIDRSNRSRAIGTIGQVVDRIKGRGTSIWMFPEGTRSQGRGLLPFKAGAFHTAVQAEVPVVPIVCSSYFGQVDLNRWDNGEVLLEMLPPVCSKEHGAAGIRELSDTCRARMEAKLAELDAKLGHHKAA, from the coding sequence ATGCTCAAAATTGCCCGCGTGCTGCTGCTTGCCCTGCTGCTCGTCTTCTGGTTCGTATTCGGTCTGTTGCTCTGTCTGGTGCGCCCGCGCCATCCCAACAACGTCTATGTCTTTGCCCGCATGTATCATGCGGTCTGCCCCCTCATCGGGCTCAAGGTCAGGGTCACCATTCCCGACGAGATCAAGTCGGTCGGCCCGGCTGTCTATGTGTGCAACCACCAGAGCAACTTCGACATCTTCACCGTGACCGGCGCCGTGGTGCCCGGCGTGGTGGCGGTGGGCAAGAAGAGCCTGCTGTGGCTGCCCTTCTTCGGCCTCATCTTCTGGCTTTCCGGCAACGTGCTGATCGACAGATCCAACCGCTCCCGCGCCATCGGCACCATCGGCCAGGTGGTGGATCGTATCAAGGGTCGCGGCACCTCCATCTGGATGTTCCCGGAAGGGACCCGCTCCCAGGGCCGTGGCCTGCTGCCGTTCAAGGCCGGCGCCTTCCACACCGCCGTGCAGGCCGAGGTGCCCGTGGTGCCCATCGTCTGTTCCAGCTACTTCGGTCAGGTTGACCTGAACCGCTGGGACAACGGCGAGGTGCTGCTGGAGATGCTGCCCCCCGTGTGCAGCAAGGAGCACGGCGCCGCCGGCATTCGCGAGCTGTCCGACACCTGCCGGGCCCGGATGGAGGCCAAGCTGGCGGAGCTGGACGCCAAGCTCGGTCATCACAAGGCCGCCTGA
- a CDS encoding protein-disulfide reductase DsbD family protein, with product MSKLLKTTLLLGCLLWQSTGLASDTGWLTSPQNDHAKIRLQADRSDPAQTRILLDVALEAGWKTYWHSPGEGGIAPQILWDQPVSDFQWHWPTPRHFEVAGLSTQGYQQSVSFPLSLRADADQPLKGTLRLSTCSNVCILTDYPFTLDADGTAPAGFDFAWAKVMSALPQPLPADTQVKVGYGHNQLQLLAERADGWQSPALFIDALEGAEFGKPELAVQGNTLTARVPVSDGWQGDAPDLRGQSLGLLLTDGEQAWQTKAAIGEALSLPAPGSSLPWLLGIALLGGLILNLMPCVLPVLALKLGSVLQQQTQQQGTIRKQFFAASAGILASFWLLAAMSSLLRATQGAVGWGIQFQSAGFIGFMVLVTALFCANLLGLFEIRLPSALSTRLATSGGNGLGGHFLQGGFATLLATPCSAPFLGTAVAFALAAPLGELWLIFTALGLGMSLPWLLVAALPRLALWLPKPGRWMGQLRILLGLMMLGSSLWLLSLLANHLGTLTTGWLMVGLLLVLLAGIIWRHGIRGFTLALSLSALVGGALLLGGAFSAQGGATADRVAWQPLSEQAITQALAQNKRVFVDVTADWCVTCKANKYNVLLRDEVQTALSAPDVVALRGDWSRPSDTISAFLRKRGAAAVPFNQIYGPGLPEGETLSPLLDKGDLLDVLNKAGLIKPATHF from the coding sequence ATGTCAAAACTCCTCAAGACAACCCTGTTACTGGGCTGTCTGCTGTGGCAATCCACGGGATTGGCCAGCGACACGGGCTGGCTCACCAGCCCCCAGAACGATCACGCCAAGATCAGGCTGCAAGCCGATCGCAGCGACCCTGCCCAGACCCGGATCCTGCTCGATGTGGCGCTGGAAGCGGGCTGGAAAACCTACTGGCACAGCCCGGGTGAGGGGGGGATCGCCCCTCAGATCCTGTGGGACCAGCCGGTCAGCGACTTTCAGTGGCACTGGCCCACCCCCCGTCACTTCGAGGTGGCCGGGCTCAGCACCCAGGGCTACCAGCAGAGCGTCAGCTTCCCCCTCAGCCTGAGGGCCGATGCGGATCAGCCCCTCAAGGGCACCCTGCGCCTCTCCACCTGCAGCAACGTCTGCATCCTGACCGATTACCCCTTCACGCTCGATGCGGACGGCACGGCGCCCGCCGGTTTCGACTTCGCCTGGGCCAAGGTCATGAGCGCCCTGCCCCAACCCCTGCCCGCTGACACCCAGGTGAAGGTCGGCTATGGGCACAATCAGCTGCAGCTCCTGGCGGAGCGGGCTGATGGCTGGCAATCCCCTGCCCTCTTCATCGATGCCCTGGAAGGTGCCGAGTTCGGCAAACCCGAGCTGGCCGTGCAGGGCAATACCCTGACGGCCCGGGTGCCGGTCAGCGACGGCTGGCAGGGAGACGCCCCCGACTTGCGCGGCCAATCCCTCGGCCTGTTGCTCACCGACGGGGAACAGGCCTGGCAGACAAAGGCCGCCATCGGCGAGGCCCTCTCCCTGCCGGCGCCAGGCAGCTCCCTGCCCTGGCTGCTCGGCATCGCCCTGCTCGGCGGTCTCATCCTCAACCTGATGCCCTGCGTGCTGCCGGTGCTGGCGCTCAAGCTCGGCTCTGTGCTGCAACAGCAAACGCAACAACAGGGGACGATACGCAAGCAGTTCTTCGCCGCCAGCGCCGGCATCCTGGCCTCCTTCTGGTTGCTGGCCGCCATGAGCAGCCTGCTGCGCGCGACCCAGGGGGCGGTCGGCTGGGGCATCCAGTTCCAGAGCGCCGGTTTCATCGGCTTCATGGTGCTGGTGACGGCGCTGTTCTGCGCCAATCTGCTGGGCTTGTTCGAGATCCGTCTGCCGAGCGCCCTCAGCACCCGGCTCGCCACCAGCGGCGGCAACGGCCTCGGCGGCCACTTCCTGCAAGGGGGCTTTGCCACCCTGCTGGCCACCCCCTGCTCGGCCCCCTTCCTCGGCACCGCGGTCGCCTTCGCGCTGGCGGCGCCGCTCGGGGAACTCTGGCTCATCTTCACCGCCCTCGGGCTTGGCATGAGCCTGCCCTGGCTGCTGGTGGCGGCCCTGCCGCGCCTCGCACTCTGGCTGCCAAAGCCTGGCCGCTGGATGGGCCAGCTGCGTATCCTGCTCGGCCTGATGATGCTGGGCTCCAGCCTCTGGTTGCTGAGCCTGCTCGCCAACCACCTCGGCACCCTCACCACGGGCTGGCTGATGGTGGGCCTGTTGCTGGTGCTGCTGGCGGGCATCATCTGGCGTCATGGTATCCGCGGCTTCACGCTGGCCCTCTCCCTCTCGGCCCTGGTGGGGGGTGCCCTGCTGCTGGGCGGCGCCTTCAGCGCCCAGGGTGGCGCAACCGCCGATCGGGTCGCCTGGCAGCCTCTGTCTGAACAGGCTATCACTCAGGCATTGGCCCAGAACAAGCGGGTCTTCGTGGATGTCACCGCCGACTGGTGCGTGACCTGCAAGGCCAACAAATACAACGTCTTGCTGCGCGATGAGGTGCAGACCGCCCTCTCGGCCCCGGATGTGGTGGCCCTGCGCGGAGACTGGAGCAGGCCGAGCGACACCATTTCCGCCTTCTTGCGCAAGCGGGGGGCGGCCGCCGTGCCCTTCAACCAGATCTACGGCCCCGGCCTGCCGGAGGGAGAGACCCTCTCTCCCCTGCTGGACAAGGGCGACCTGCTCGACGTCTTGAACAAGGCCGGCCTCATCAAGCCCGCCACCCATTTCTGA
- a CDS encoding DsbA family protein gives MKLNTLTLIAALSASMLAPALHAAPFTPEQEARIKELIRETLVQNPKILDEAAESWEKQNAAAQEAQLGDFIKGNQDVLFNSATSPRLGAKNPKLTLVLFTDYNCPYCKQFDPEVTKLLKAYPNDLGLVIKLLPFKGQTSAKAAQYSLTLWQQDPARFLPLHDKLMSKQGMLTEADINKALAATGNVALKPDAKASEELRSSLRIGTLLGVQGTPATLIGNQLVPGALPYDQLEQLVKAELAKRT, from the coding sequence ATGAAGCTGAACACCCTGACCCTGATCGCCGCCCTCTCCGCCAGCATGCTGGCCCCGGCCCTGCACGCCGCCCCCTTCACCCCGGAGCAGGAGGCGCGCATCAAGGAACTCATCCGCGAGACCCTGGTACAGAACCCCAAGATCCTCGACGAGGCGGCCGAATCCTGGGAGAAGCAGAATGCCGCGGCCCAGGAGGCCCAGCTCGGTGACTTCATCAAGGGCAATCAGGACGTGCTGTTCAACAGCGCCACCAGCCCGCGCCTGGGAGCCAAGAACCCCAAGCTGACCCTGGTACTGTTCACCGATTACAACTGCCCCTACTGCAAGCAGTTTGACCCCGAGGTGACCAAGCTGCTCAAGGCCTACCCGAACGATCTGGGGCTGGTGATCAAGCTGCTGCCGTTCAAGGGGCAGACCTCCGCCAAGGCGGCCCAGTACAGCCTGACCCTGTGGCAGCAGGATCCGGCCCGCTTCCTCCCCCTGCACGACAAACTGATGAGCAAGCAGGGCATGCTGACGGAGGCGGACATCAACAAGGCGCTGGCAGCCACCGGCAACGTGGCGCTCAAGCCTGATGCCAAGGCCAGCGAGGAGCTGCGCAGCAGCCTGCGCATCGGCACACTCCTGGGGGTGCAGGGCACGCCGGCGACCCTGATCGGCAATCAGCTGGTTCCGGGCGCCCTGCCCTATGACCAGCTCGAGCAGCTGGTCAAGGCCGAACTGGCCAAGCGGACATGA
- a CDS encoding protein disulfide oxidoreductase: MVDNVRPKPPRWRRWGKEALWLLLMALIVSTLLDLWRSPSLPDGAMQAPITLQDGTRTDLATLSQGQPLLVYYWASWCGVCRFTTPVVEQLWQEGGNVLTVALRSGNDGQLQQGMGKKGLGFPTHNDEQGNLAARWQVGVTPTFLIVRDGELVSSTTGWSSRWGLKLRLWWASWSLPA; this comes from the coding sequence ATGGTCGACAACGTGCGCCCCAAACCGCCACGCTGGCGACGTTGGGGCAAAGAGGCGCTCTGGCTGTTGCTGATGGCGTTGATCGTCTCTACCCTGCTGGATCTGTGGCGCAGCCCCAGCCTGCCGGACGGGGCCATGCAAGCCCCTATCACCCTGCAGGATGGTACCCGCACCGATCTCGCCACCCTGAGCCAGGGCCAGCCCCTGCTGGTCTACTACTGGGCCAGCTGGTGCGGGGTGTGCCGCTTCACCACCCCGGTGGTGGAGCAGCTATGGCAGGAGGGCGGCAACGTGCTGACGGTGGCGCTGCGCTCCGGCAACGACGGCCAGTTGCAACAGGGCATGGGCAAGAAGGGACTCGGCTTTCCCACCCATAACGATGAGCAGGGCAATCTCGCCGCCCGGTGGCAGGTCGGGGTCACCCCGACCTTCCTCATCGTTCGGGACGGGGAGCTGGTGAGCAGCACCACGGGCTGGAGCAGCCGCTGGGGGCTCAAGCTGCGGCTCTGGTGGGCCAGCTGGTCGCTCCCCGCCTGA
- a CDS encoding EF-hand domain-containing protein, whose translation MFKPCLLALALCSSVAFATDALPSTPLMGDITKAQFMERAEQRFAQQDKNGDGVISVAEKEAALAKIEGVMKQAGKPVPDRMAQLKPRRDTSKAQFMARQEKLFARLDKNGDGVIGESERAEIKANLEKRVMDAAQ comes from the coding sequence ATGTTCAAACCTTGTCTTCTCGCCCTCGCGCTCTGCAGCAGCGTTGCCTTTGCCACCGATGCCTTGCCCTCCACTCCCTTGATGGGCGATATCACCAAGGCCCAGTTCATGGAGCGGGCCGAGCAGCGCTTCGCCCAGCAGGACAAGAACGGGGATGGCGTGATCTCCGTCGCCGAGAAGGAGGCCGCCCTGGCCAAGATAGAGGGGGTGATGAAGCAGGCGGGCAAGCCGGTGCCGGACCGGATGGCGCAGCTCAAACCGAGACGGGACACCAGCAAGGCGCAGTTCATGGCCCGTCAGGAGAAGCTGTTCGCGCGTCTGGACAAGAACGGGGACGGGGTGATTGGGGAGTCCGAGCGGGCCGAGATCAAGGCCAATCTGGAGAAGCGGGTCATGGATGCCGCGCAATAG
- the atcJ gene encoding cold adaptation protein ActJcold adaptation protein ActJ: protein MNNYFRVLGVKSNASENDIKKAYRRLSNQFHPDKLIGASEEEKEQAAIRLHQVKKAYEVLSDPKARAAFIKDFNNVIVTDPAAAMQEMWDQFYP from the coding sequence ATGAACAACTACTTTCGGGTGCTGGGCGTCAAGTCCAACGCCAGCGAAAACGACATCAAGAAAGCCTATCGACGGCTCTCGAACCAGTTCCACCCCGACAAGCTGATTGGGGCGAGTGAAGAAGAGAAAGAGCAGGCCGCCATCCGGCTGCATCAGGTGAAGAAGGCCTACGAAGTGCTTTCAGACCCCAAGGCCCGCGCCGCTTTCATCAAAGATTTCAACAACGTCATCGTGACCGATCCCGCTGCTGCCATGCAGGAGATGTGGGACCAATTTTACCCCTGA
- the atcA gene encoding cold adaptation protein AtcA translates to MQKKWDQARLKALQSDAGENIESYRDQDQPKALEQFTGKMKALLLADISMLEFMPEYLPLALYGRVQFPPKAKLEWAKWLASGVQPDWDAFKVSVAFNNADLPLVKAVRAQSEDQLIEACAVLYLLDNPQPRGGRHADDDYELRDEDDEDGEDADADYHGGDGEEDDQDMYDEVRF, encoded by the coding sequence ATGCAAAAAAAATGGGACCAGGCGCGGCTCAAGGCGCTGCAAAGCGATGCCGGCGAAAACATCGAATCCTACCGGGATCAGGATCAGCCCAAGGCGCTGGAACAGTTCACCGGCAAGATGAAGGCCCTGTTGCTGGCGGATATCAGCATGCTGGAGTTCATGCCCGAATACCTGCCGCTGGCCCTCTATGGCCGGGTGCAGTTCCCCCCCAAGGCCAAGCTGGAGTGGGCCAAGTGGCTCGCGAGCGGCGTCCAGCCCGACTGGGATGCGTTCAAGGTGTCGGTGGCGTTCAACAACGCAGACCTCCCCCTGGTCAAGGCCGTGCGTGCCCAGAGCGAGGATCAGCTCATCGAGGCCTGTGCCGTGCTCTATCTGCTGGACAACCCGCAGCCCCGCGGTGGCCGTCATGCCGATGACGACTATGAACTGCGGGACGAAGATGACGAGGACGGGGAAGATGCCGACGCCGATTATCATGGCGGCGATGGCGAGGAAGACGATCAAGACATGTACGACGAAGTACGTTTCTAA
- the atcB gene encoding cold adaptation protein AtcB, with protein MSNSLIEITAIEIKELAVIEPKQASEKFELIAKTMSDEQLAEVIENIDIVTLTQINGQHDISFPSIISELMTPERIRDIVCQQPLYWEEAIKNNADELQQHTFDFLNYLIRTQDSEAKQREILECIAEDPAGLFYLAIPFIEFYRGDRYEDDEGYGDVLHAEEEDLEESLRYSERQQAEGTHDYSLDDPRSLLMLIREQAPEVEKAIKALLRSETSSWDGIINKFAAELVMQAKEKNKVEEDEYGDVDDMFSFLD; from the coding sequence ATGAGCAACAGTCTGATAGAAATTACCGCCATCGAGATCAAGGAACTGGCGGTGATCGAGCCAAAACAGGCCAGCGAGAAGTTCGAACTGATCGCCAAGACCATGTCTGACGAGCAGTTGGCCGAAGTCATTGAAAATATTGATATCGTTACCCTGACCCAGATCAACGGCCAGCACGACATCTCCTTCCCGTCCATCATCTCCGAGCTGATGACCCCGGAGCGGATCCGCGACATCGTCTGCCAGCAGCCCCTCTACTGGGAAGAGGCCATCAAGAACAATGCCGACGAGCTGCAGCAGCACACCTTCGATTTTCTCAACTACCTGATCCGCACCCAGGACAGCGAGGCCAAGCAGCGGGAGATCCTCGAGTGCATCGCCGAGGATCCCGCCGGCCTCTTCTACCTCGCCATCCCCTTCATCGAGTTCTACCGGGGCGATCGCTATGAGGATGACGAAGGCTATGGGGACGTGCTGCACGCCGAAGAGGAGGATCTCGAGGAATCCCTGCGCTACAGCGAGCGCCAGCAGGCCGAGGGCACCCACGACTACTCCCTGGATGACCCGAGAAGCCTGTTGATGCTCATTCGCGAGCAGGCCCCCGAGGTGGAGAAAGCCATCAAGGCCCTGCTGCGCAGCGAAACCTCCTCCTGGGATGGCATCATCAACAAGTTCGCCGCCGAACTGGTGATGCAGGCCAAGGAGAAGAACAAGGTCGAGGAAGACGAGTACGGCGACGTCGACGACATGTTCAGCTTCCTGGATTGA
- the atcC gene encoding cold adaptation protein AtcC produces the protein MQLVIREANEGPFLSQVLRFGRDNERLSQQQLAAIKGKAVLMSLKFADKYYNKYKMHLLEQAAHDVIGVVSLGLQELSGRDPAKALALLQAPEGPIKPFQKGWSMLITVSPKQAGNSLYGDVDARLLDKISSPPDVEEWQGWQEYEKALAEHNKSRLMGLLDGHFFAYDNDHPTMEDKLAEALLYRILCGKGSGAAPLKVKQDLKRRLARDIVLQDAWLEQDYIAAQLALLLAELPADMADALRQELSPGFVSNLLHTLNFVRQYQQLQQENASPEKLDNMEMRAGLKHPLLGWPLYHDF, from the coding sequence ATGCAACTCGTCATTCGTGAAGCCAATGAAGGCCCCTTCCTCAGCCAGGTGCTGCGCTTCGGGCGCGACAACGAACGCTTGAGTCAGCAGCAGCTCGCCGCCATCAAGGGCAAGGCGGTGCTGATGAGCCTGAAATTCGCCGACAAGTACTACAACAAGTACAAGATGCACCTGCTCGAACAAGCCGCCCATGACGTCATCGGCGTGGTGAGCCTGGGGCTGCAGGAGCTCTCCGGGCGGGATCCGGCCAAGGCGCTGGCCCTGCTGCAGGCACCGGAAGGGCCCATCAAGCCGTTCCAGAAGGGCTGGTCCATGCTCATCACCGTCAGCCCCAAGCAGGCAGGCAACAGCCTCTACGGGGACGTGGATGCGCGGCTCTTGGACAAGATCTCGAGCCCGCCGGACGTGGAGGAGTGGCAAGGCTGGCAGGAGTACGAGAAGGCTCTGGCCGAGCACAACAAGTCCCGGCTGATGGGGCTGCTGGACGGCCACTTCTTCGCCTATGACAACGATCACCCCACCATGGAAGACAAGCTGGCGGAGGCCCTGCTCTATCGCATCCTGTGCGGCAAGGGCAGTGGCGCCGCCCCGCTCAAGGTGAAGCAGGATCTCAAGCGTCGGCTGGCGCGGGATATCGTGCTGCAAGATGCCTGGCTGGAGCAGGATTATATCGCCGCCCAGCTGGCACTGCTGCTGGCCGAGCTGCCCGCCGACATGGCCGATGCCCTGCGCCAGGAGCTGAGCCCGGGCTTCGTGTCCAATCTGCTGCACACCCTGAACTTCGTGCGCCAGTATCAGCAGTTGCAGCAGGAGAACGCCTCGCCGGAGAAGCTCGACAACATGGAGATGCGCGCCGGTCTCAAACACCCCCTGCTTGGCTGGCCCCTCTACCACGACTTCTAG